The window ATGTAAGGGCTTCGTCAGAGTCTTTCGCAAAAAAAACTTCAAAACCTCTTGATCTAAGATTGTTTAAAAGAAAAACGATGTTTTCTTCTAAATTTTTAATATTTTTTTCTTTAATATCTCTTATTTCATCTTTAAACTTTTCAAAATCGAAAACTTTTTCTAATTTTCTTCTTTTTTCAAAATAACTTTTCTCAGCTCTATTTAGAGCATTTTGAAGAAATTGATCGTTGCAAAATTCTTCTTCTGTCTTTTTCAAATTATTTACCTCTAATAATAATATATAGAAATATTATAGTGAAAAAAACTTTATTTTGTAATGGATCCAGTAATTACTAAATTGTTTTGTAAATTTTTCTATATTTTATAGTTTCTACTAAAAACGTTGTTATCCCAATACCCAAAACTACGGCAATAACCAAGAAAAAGCCTATATTTAAGTTATGCAAATTGTGAACCTTAATAGGCGTTACAATGTTAAATGACAAGAGTTTTGGATCAATTAAACCTATAATGCCAGATAAAGAAAATAATACTCCGCCCAAGATAAGCGTCCTTGCCGCAGTAAGTCTTGCTATGTGTTGACTTACACTTTCAGGTAAGTTTAATCTTTTCCCTAAAATCCCAAAGAGTGCACCAGCTAAAATCTGAACAGTAGTAGTGCCAAGGCCGAAAACAAACCCAGGCAACCATGCAACATAAGCATTTGGCATTGATGGAGCAAGAATCGTGTAAAGAATTAGCGCAAAAGCCCCAAAACCCCAACCCGCGATAAATCCATGAATTATAGCCATTTTATAGGTAGTTTTCTTATGTCGTAAGTCGATAAATTTGCCAGACAATGCTTCTTTGTGATGTATATTGTCAATCTTGCCAAGATGTATATGAAAGACATCGTTAAAATTGAAGATATAAAGACCACCAAGAACCATTGCGACTCCTATAACGGCATAAACTATATAATCAACATAAGGTTTCGACATAAAACTTATTAAAGAAAAATATGCAAGCTCGCTTGCTATAGCTCTTTGGAGGCTAAACGCTAAAGAAAAGGCTAACCCTATAAAAAAGCCCTTCTTAGCCGAATAACTACCAATTGAATAGCTAAAGGTAATAGGCCAGGTATGCTCGTCTGGCGTAATACCATGAACGACGCCTAACAAATAAGCCAAAACTAATGTCATTAAAACGCTTGACTGAGCATGAACATTAAATAAATCCATAATTACCTCTCAACTAATTTACTTTGTATTTCGTTAAGCGTAAATAGATTTGTTAACTGAGAGCCGAAAAATTCAACTTATATCGCTTTATTTAGAATATGCTGTTGATTAGATCATCCCCAATGCCAAAGCCAGCTCCCATTTCAA is drawn from Thermodesulfobium sp. 4217-1 and contains these coding sequences:
- a CDS encoding sulfite exporter TauE/SafE family protein translates to MDLFNVHAQSSVLMTLVLAYLLGVVHGITPDEHTWPITFSYSIGSYSAKKGFFIGLAFSLAFSLQRAIASELAYFSLISFMSKPYVDYIVYAVIGVAMVLGGLYIFNFNDVFHIHLGKIDNIHHKEALSGKFIDLRHKKTTYKMAIIHGFIAGWGFGAFALILYTILAPSMPNAYVAWLPGFVFGLGTTTVQILAGALFGILGKRLNLPESVSQHIARLTAARTLILGGVLFSLSGIIGLIDPKLLSFNIVTPIKVHNLHNLNIGFFLVIAVVLGIGITTFLVETIKYRKIYKTI